One part of the Haliaeetus albicilla chromosome 9, bHalAlb1.1, whole genome shotgun sequence genome encodes these proteins:
- the ANAPC13 gene encoding anaphase-promoting complex subunit 13: MDSEVQRDGRILDLIDDAWREDKLPYEDVAIPLNELPEPEQDNGGTTESVKEQEMKWTDLALQYLHENVPPTGN, from the exons ATGGACAGTGAAGTGCAAAGGGATGGCAGAATCCTGGATTTGATCGATGACGCGTGGAGGGAGGATAAATTGCCGTATGAAGATGTGGCTATCCCTCTG AATGAGCTTCCTGAACCAGAGCAAGACAATGGTGGCACAACTGAGTCTGTGAAAGAGCAAGAAATGAAGTGGACAGATTTGGCTCTCCAGTATCTCCATGAAAACGTTCCACCCACGGGAAACTAG
- the LIPH gene encoding lipase member H isoform X1, with protein sequence MLRLCVVFIYLLYGVKPDPRETCPAFTALSIGNALIGTDLKVKLLLYTKLNPNCAEELDSTASKYLDVTRKTTFIIHGYRLTGSTPVWIPDLVHLLLSVEDMNVILVDWNQGATTLIYSNASRNCKKVAEILKKFIDEMLVDGASLDSLHMIGMSLGAHISGFVGQMFDGTLGRITGLDPAGPLYRGKPPSERLDPTDAQFVDIIHSDTDGLGYTEALGHIDFYPNGGTDQPGCPLTIFSGSQYFKCDHQRSVFLFMSSLKQNCNITAYPCDSYRNYRNGKCTSCETFWPMPCPIVGYYAHKWKSYLTQQSHPVTRMFFDTADKEPFCIYHYFVDIITWNKDTRRGTFSIVLADETGKKAESKVNPEAAAFRQYNQITLLIGFDQDFENIERISLTFSTGSVIGPKFKLRILQMRFRSLTNPERPQLCRYDLVLMENTRKTFKPVPCWSRS encoded by the exons ATGCTGAGGCTGTGTGTCGTCTTCATCTACCTTTTGTATGGGGTGAAACCAG ATCCTAGGGAGACATGCCCTGCGTTCACAGCTCTCAGCATTGGCAATGCTTTGATAGGGACAGACCTGAAAGTGAAGCTGCTGCTCTACACCAAACTGAATCCAAACTGTGCTGAAGAGCTCGATTCAACAGCCTCCAAGTATCTAGATGTGACCAGAAAAACTACATTCATCATCCATGGATACCGACTCACAGGCTCTACCCCAGTCTGGATCCCTGACTTGGTacatcttctgctttctgtagaaGACATGAATGTCATCCTTGTGGACTGGAACCAGGGAGCAACAACTCTCATCTACAGTAATGCTTCCAGAAACTGCAAGAAAGTTGCTGAGATTCTGAAGAAATTTATTGATGAAATGTTG GTTGATGGAGCATCGCTTGACTCCTTGCACATGATAGGAATGAGCCTGGGAGCGCACATCTCTGGCTTTGTGGGACAGATGTTTGATGGTACACTTGGAAGAATCACAG GTCTTGACCCAGCAGGCCCCTTGTACAGAGGAAAGCCGCCTAGTGAGAGGCTAGATCCTACAGATGCACAGTTTGTTGACATCATTCATTCAGACACCGATG gACTAGGCTACACAGAAGCACTAGGCCACATAGACTTCTACCCCAATGGCGGGACCGACCAGCCTGGCTGTCCACTGACAATATTTTCTG GATCGCAGTATTTTAAATGTGACCACCAGAGGTCTGTTTTCCTGTTCATGTCATCCCTGAAACAGAACTGCAATATTACTGCATACCCGTGTGACTCCTACAGAAATTACAGGAACGGCAAATGTACCAGCTGCGAAACTTTTTGGCCTATGCCATGCCCCATTGTAG GCTATTATGCCCATAAGTGGAAAAGCTATTTAACACAACAGAGCCATCCAGTGACAAGGATGTTTTTTGATACAGCGGACAAAGAGCCATTTTGTA TTTATCACTACTTTGTGGATATTATTACATGGAACAAAGACACCAGAAGAGGCACCTTCAGCATTGTATTAGCTGATGAAACTGGGAAGAAGGCAGAATCTAAAGTTAATCC AGAAGCTGCAGCCTTTCGACAGTACAACCAAATCACATTGCTAATTGGATTCGACcaggattttgaaaatataGAAAGAATTTCCTTGACATTTTCCACAGGATCTGTCATTGGCCCAAAATTCAAACTCAGGATTCTCCAAATGAGGTTCCGGTCACTTACAAATCCAGAAAG ACCGCAGCTGTGCAGATACGACCTTGTCCTGATGGAGAACACCAGAAAAACCTTCAAGCCCGTCCCATGTTGGAGCAGGAGCTAA
- the LIPH gene encoding lipase member H isoform X2: MLRLCVVFIYLLYGVKPDPRETCPAFTALSIGNALIGTDLKVKLLLYTKLNPNCAEELDSTASKYLDVTRKTTFIIHGYRLTGSTPVWIPDLVHLLLSVEDMNVILVDWNQGATTLIYSNASRNCKKVAEILKKFIDEMLVDGASLDSLHMIGMSLGAHISGFVGQMFDGTLGRITGLDPAGPLYRGKPPSERLDPTDAQFVDIIHSDTDGLGYTEALGHIDFYPNGGTDQPGCPLTIFSGSQYFKCDHQRSVFLFMSSLKQNCNITAYPCDSYRNYRNGKCTSCETFWPMPCPIVGYYAHKWKSYLTQQSHPVTRMFFDTADKEPFCIYHYFVDIITWNKDTRRGTFSIVLADETGKKAESKVNPICHWPKIQTQDSPNEVPVTYKSRKTAAVQIRPCPDGEHQKNLQARPMLEQELRPERVAPERYV; this comes from the exons ATGCTGAGGCTGTGTGTCGTCTTCATCTACCTTTTGTATGGGGTGAAACCAG ATCCTAGGGAGACATGCCCTGCGTTCACAGCTCTCAGCATTGGCAATGCTTTGATAGGGACAGACCTGAAAGTGAAGCTGCTGCTCTACACCAAACTGAATCCAAACTGTGCTGAAGAGCTCGATTCAACAGCCTCCAAGTATCTAGATGTGACCAGAAAAACTACATTCATCATCCATGGATACCGACTCACAGGCTCTACCCCAGTCTGGATCCCTGACTTGGTacatcttctgctttctgtagaaGACATGAATGTCATCCTTGTGGACTGGAACCAGGGAGCAACAACTCTCATCTACAGTAATGCTTCCAGAAACTGCAAGAAAGTTGCTGAGATTCTGAAGAAATTTATTGATGAAATGTTG GTTGATGGAGCATCGCTTGACTCCTTGCACATGATAGGAATGAGCCTGGGAGCGCACATCTCTGGCTTTGTGGGACAGATGTTTGATGGTACACTTGGAAGAATCACAG GTCTTGACCCAGCAGGCCCCTTGTACAGAGGAAAGCCGCCTAGTGAGAGGCTAGATCCTACAGATGCACAGTTTGTTGACATCATTCATTCAGACACCGATG gACTAGGCTACACAGAAGCACTAGGCCACATAGACTTCTACCCCAATGGCGGGACCGACCAGCCTGGCTGTCCACTGACAATATTTTCTG GATCGCAGTATTTTAAATGTGACCACCAGAGGTCTGTTTTCCTGTTCATGTCATCCCTGAAACAGAACTGCAATATTACTGCATACCCGTGTGACTCCTACAGAAATTACAGGAACGGCAAATGTACCAGCTGCGAAACTTTTTGGCCTATGCCATGCCCCATTGTAG GCTATTATGCCCATAAGTGGAAAAGCTATTTAACACAACAGAGCCATCCAGTGACAAGGATGTTTTTTGATACAGCGGACAAAGAGCCATTTTGTA TTTATCACTACTTTGTGGATATTATTACATGGAACAAAGACACCAGAAGAGGCACCTTCAGCATTGTATTAGCTGATGAAACTGGGAAGAAGGCAGAATCTAAAGTTAATCC GATCTGTCATTGGCCCAAAATTCAAACTCAGGATTCTCCAAATGAGGTTCCGGTCACTTACAAATCCAGAAAG ACCGCAGCTGTGCAGATACGACCTTGTCCTGATGGAGAACACCAGAAAAACCTTCAAGCCCGTCCCATGTTGGAGCAGGAGCTAAGACCCGAACGTGTCGCTCCTGAACGTTATGTCTGA
- the TMEM41A gene encoding transmembrane protein 41A — translation MWRRLAGLLLVFAAATAALWLLSSRLSAGQARRPLRFPSDLEELRELAEALRDYERQHGGAALALFCAAYLYKQSFAIPGSSLLNVLAGALFGPWTGLVLCSALTSVGATFCYLLSGAFGKQFVVYYFPDKVALLQRKVEENRSCLFFFLLFLRLFPMTPNWFLNLSAPILNIPVSQFFFSVLIGLTPYNFICVQTGAILSQITSLDAIFSWDTLLKLLAMAVAALIPGTLIKKYSKKHLKLDEDKHAQLLNGKKSL, via the exons ATGTGGCGGCGGCTGGCCGGGCTGCTGCTCGTCTTCGCGGCCGCCACGGCCGCCCTCTGGCTGCTGTCGTCCCGGCTGAGCGCGGGGCAGGCGCGCAG GCCGCTGCGGTTCCCGTCggacctggaggagctgcgGGAGCTGGCCGAGGCGCTGCGGGACTACGAGCGGCAGCACGGGGGCGCGGCGCTGGCCCTCTTCTGTGCCGCCTACCTCTACAAGCAGAGCTTCGCCATCCCCGGCTCCAGCCTCCTG AACGTTCTGGCTGGAGCGCTGTTCGGGCCGTGGACCGGGCTGGTGCTGTGCTCAGCCCTAACGTCTGTGGGAGCGACCTTCTGCTACCTGCTCTCTGGTGCGTTCGGAAAGCAGTTTGTCGTCTACTACTTTCCTGATAAAGTGGCTCTGCTGCAAAGAAAG GTAGAAGAGAACAGGagctgcttatttttcttcttgttgttcCTGAGGCTGTTCCCCATGACACCAAACTGGTTTCTGAATCTCTCAGCTCCCATTTTAAACATCCCTGTGTCCcagttcttcttttctgttctcatcG GTCTTACACCGTATAATTTCATCTGTGTGCAGACAGGAGCCATTCTGTCACAAATCACCTCTTTGGATGCCATTTTCTCCTGGGACACGCTGCTCAAACTGCTTGCGATGGCTGTGGCAGCATTGATACCAGGGACCCTCATCAAGAAATACAGCAAGAAGCACTTGAAGCTGGATGAAGACAAGCATGCTCAGTTACTCAATGGCAAAAAGAGCTTGTGA